From Rhodoferax sp. AJA081-3, the proteins below share one genomic window:
- a CDS encoding thioesterase family protein has protein sequence MRPDLSNEIELSPAFHDLDPMDIVWHGNYVKYLELARCALLAKFGYDYPQMRDSGYAWPIVDMRLKYVKTTEFGQRIRIRAEIVEWENRLKIEYLISDALTGNKINKAYTIQVAVDMTSREMQYLCPDVLWRKLGVESA, from the coding sequence ATGCGCCCTGATCTGAGCAACGAAATTGAGTTATCGCCAGCATTCCACGATTTGGACCCGATGGACATCGTCTGGCATGGCAACTACGTGAAGTACCTCGAATTGGCGCGTTGTGCCTTGCTCGCCAAGTTTGGCTACGACTACCCCCAGATGCGTGATTCGGGCTATGCATGGCCCATCGTGGACATGCGCCTCAAGTACGTAAAGACAACTGAATTTGGTCAACGTATCCGCATCCGTGCCGAGATTGTTGAATGGGAGAACCGACTCAAAATCGAGTACCTGATTTCTGATGCCCTGACCGGCAACAAGATCAACAAGGCCTACACCATTCAAGTAGCCGTGGACATGACCAGCCGTGAGATGCAATACCTGTGTCCCGATGTGTTGTGGCGCAAGCTGGGAGTGGAGTCGGCATGA
- the hutH gene encoding histidine ammonia-lyase, translated as MPPSNPEAVVFDGSRLCIEDVVAIAQQSRIAHLSVQAEFRERIARGAEFLDRLLAEDGVIYGVTTGYGDSCTVSIPSALVNELPHHLYAYHGCGLGRFLTPQETRAVLVARMASLARGMSGVSVGLLEQIAALLRHDVLPLIPAEGSVGASGDLTPLSYLAAVLCGERDVLYQGEVRPAAGVLNALGIAPLWLRPKEGLAIMNGTAVMTALACLAWQRASYLSKLATRITALNVWGSAGNAHHFDEVLFSVKPHAGQQLAAARMREDLACDQPSRNEQRLQDRYSLRCAPHVIGVLEDALPFFRTQIENELNSANDNPIVDADNERVLHGGHFYGGHIAFTMDGLKNAVANVADLLDRQLALLVDTRFNHGLPSNLSGATGPRAAINHGLKALQISVSAWTAEALKLTMPASVFSRSTECHNQDKVSMGTIAARDCLRVLELTEQVIAAMLIAARQAVELRQRDHAGVALPERLATMHADLSQRIPLVVEDRALDHELIALLGAIRSEAWSLYAP; from the coding sequence ATGCCTCCATCCAATCCTGAAGCCGTCGTTTTTGACGGCAGCCGCCTCTGCATTGAAGATGTGGTGGCCATTGCGCAGCAAAGTCGCATCGCACATCTCTCTGTGCAAGCGGAGTTTCGTGAACGAATTGCGCGCGGAGCTGAATTCCTGGACCGCTTGTTGGCGGAAGATGGTGTCATCTACGGCGTGACCACGGGTTATGGCGATTCCTGCACCGTCAGCATTCCATCGGCCCTGGTCAATGAGCTCCCGCACCATCTTTATGCCTACCATGGTTGCGGCCTGGGCCGTTTTCTCACACCGCAGGAAACACGTGCAGTACTGGTAGCGCGCATGGCGTCGTTGGCGCGCGGCATGTCTGGCGTCAGCGTGGGTCTGCTGGAGCAAATTGCAGCGTTGTTGCGCCACGATGTGCTCCCGCTGATACCGGCCGAAGGGTCGGTCGGTGCCAGCGGCGATCTGACCCCCTTGTCGTATTTGGCTGCTGTCTTATGTGGTGAGCGTGACGTGTTGTACCAAGGCGAGGTCCGACCGGCTGCTGGCGTGTTGAATGCATTGGGTATTGCCCCGCTGTGGCTTCGCCCCAAGGAGGGCTTGGCCATCATGAACGGAACCGCCGTGATGACCGCGTTGGCTTGCCTCGCATGGCAACGCGCCAGCTACCTCAGCAAGCTGGCGACGCGCATCACTGCCCTGAACGTGTGGGGCAGCGCCGGCAATGCCCACCACTTTGATGAAGTGCTGTTCTCGGTTAAACCCCATGCCGGTCAACAATTGGCCGCTGCCCGTATGCGTGAAGATCTGGCCTGCGACCAGCCCAGCCGCAATGAACAGCGTTTGCAAGATCGGTATTCCTTGCGCTGCGCACCCCACGTCATTGGTGTGCTGGAAGATGCCCTTCCGTTCTTCCGTACGCAGATTGAGAATGAACTCAATAGTGCCAATGACAACCCGATAGTGGATGCGGACAATGAAAGAGTGCTCCACGGTGGGCACTTCTACGGTGGTCACATTGCGTTCACCATGGACGGACTCAAGAACGCGGTTGCCAATGTAGCGGATCTGTTGGACCGCCAACTGGCGCTCTTGGTGGACACCCGCTTTAACCACGGTTTGCCGAGCAACTTGTCGGGAGCCACAGGCCCGCGTGCGGCCATCAACCACGGCTTGAAGGCGTTGCAAATCAGCGTCTCCGCATGGACCGCAGAGGCCTTGAAGTTGACCATGCCCGCATCGGTGTTCAGTCGTTCAACCGAGTGCCACAACCAGGATAAAGTCAGTATGGGCACGATTGCCGCCCGTGATTGCTTGCGCGTACTGGAGCTGACCGAACAGGTGATCGCTGCCATGCTGATCGCTGCACGCCAGGCAGTAGAGCTGCGCCAGCGCGACCATGCAGGCGTCGCACTGCCCGAGAGGTTGGCTACCATGCATGCGGATCTATCGCAGCGCATTCCGCTGGTGGTGGAAGACCGGGCGCTGGACCATGAATTGATTGCGCTCCTTGGTGCGATACGCAGCGAAGCCTGGAGCCTGTATGCGCCCTGA
- a CDS encoding acyltransferase encodes MTTTVDKNPHWAEIGESTFVAGIWLLYWIHRVLGRWPFRICIYPVVAVHWWTRPLVRKSSQQYFERLQAHTGALGHSPNWRDGIRHLALFAETMLDKLVAASGRYPVDRVKSTGREAVYATAQSGRGGLIVTAHMGCLELCRNIEQSQGLLRLNVLVHTRHAEQFNRVLKRLNPCNDLKLIEVTEVGPATAVLLAEKVAAGEFIAIAGDRIPVFASKTVDAMFLGHSAPLPVGPYVLAHLLQCPVYMLGCIHEGLGYRLHFKQLAERVQLPRRERDVALASYAQHYADTLTDLLVQSPYDWFNFFPFWDQAANPTHASIQS; translated from the coding sequence ATGACCACCACCGTTGACAAAAATCCACATTGGGCCGAAATAGGCGAAAGCACCTTTGTTGCTGGGATTTGGTTGTTGTACTGGATTCACCGCGTTTTGGGGCGTTGGCCGTTTCGTATCTGCATCTATCCTGTAGTTGCAGTGCACTGGTGGACACGGCCTCTTGTGCGCAAATCATCACAGCAGTATTTTGAACGTCTTCAGGCACATACTGGCGCACTGGGCCACAGCCCCAACTGGCGTGACGGAATCCGGCATCTAGCCCTCTTTGCGGAAACAATGCTGGACAAATTGGTGGCTGCTTCGGGCCGCTATCCGGTCGACCGGGTTAAAAGCACCGGACGCGAGGCGGTTTATGCCACTGCACAAAGTGGCCGTGGCGGCCTTATCGTTACAGCCCATATGGGCTGCCTTGAGCTCTGCCGAAACATCGAGCAAAGCCAGGGTCTGTTGCGGTTGAACGTACTGGTGCACACGCGCCACGCAGAACAGTTCAACCGGGTGCTGAAGCGACTCAATCCTTGCAACGATCTCAAGTTAATCGAAGTAACAGAAGTCGGCCCCGCCACTGCTGTGTTACTGGCCGAGAAAGTGGCCGCAGGTGAGTTTATTGCCATTGCTGGGGACCGCATACCGGTGTTTGCCAGCAAAACGGTGGACGCCATGTTTTTGGGGCATTCAGCGCCGCTTCCAGTTGGGCCCTATGTATTGGCCCATTTGCTGCAATGCCCGGTTTACATGCTGGGTTGTATCCACGAAGGCCTGGGCTACCGCCTGCATTTCAAACAGCTTGCTGAGCGTGTGCAGTTGCCCCGGCGCGAACGTGATGTTGCGCTAGCCTCGTATGCCCAGCATTATGCGGACACGTTGACAGATTTACTGGTGCAGTCGCCATACGACTGGTTCAATTTTTTCCCCTTTTGGGACCAAGCAGCGAATCCTACACATGCCTCCATCCAATCCTGA
- a CDS encoding glycosyltransferase family 2 protein — MNVCAVIPVYNHGAAIGAVVHSVLVHGLPCVLVDDGSDAGCARVLSDIASVHPGRVVLTRLPVNQGKGGAMMAGLRLALQQGYSHALQIDADGQHNVEDVPAFLAASRLYPDRVICGCPIYDGSVPKGRLYGRYLTHVWVWINTLSFAIRDSMCGFRVYPLSATVALIDATSIGRRMDFDVEILVRLHWRGIGNVNQPTRVSYPTDGVSHFRVWLDNVLISRMHAKLFLGMLLRLPALLWRKART, encoded by the coding sequence ATGAATGTCTGTGCAGTCATACCGGTCTACAACCACGGCGCTGCCATTGGTGCGGTTGTGCATTCGGTATTGGTCCATGGCCTGCCATGTGTCCTGGTGGATGATGGTAGCGATGCGGGATGCGCGCGCGTGTTGTCTGACATCGCGTCGGTGCATCCCGGGCGTGTGGTGTTGACCCGGTTGCCGGTGAACCAGGGTAAGGGTGGAGCCATGATGGCAGGACTGCGTTTGGCACTCCAACAGGGTTACAGCCATGCCTTGCAGATAGATGCCGATGGGCAGCACAACGTAGAAGATGTTCCTGCCTTTTTGGCTGCATCCCGGTTGTACCCGGATCGCGTGATATGCGGTTGCCCCATATATGACGGCAGCGTTCCCAAGGGACGTTTGTACGGTCGCTATCTGACCCACGTCTGGGTATGGATCAATACCCTTTCGTTTGCCATACGGGACTCTATGTGTGGTTTTCGGGTTTATCCACTCTCTGCTACCGTGGCGCTGATTGATGCGACCTCTATAGGCCGACGTATGGACTTTGATGTGGAGATACTGGTTCGACTGCATTGGCGTGGCATAGGGAATGTGAACCAGCCCACGCGTGTGAGTTATCCCACTGACGGTGTGTCTCATTTTCGCGTCTGGCTGGACAATGTGTTGATTTCGCGCATGCACGCGAAGCTGTTTCTAGGCATGTTGTTACGCTTGCCCGCATTGCTCTGGCGTAAGGCGCGGACATGA